In one Penaeus monodon isolate SGIC_2016 chromosome 20, NSTDA_Pmon_1, whole genome shotgun sequence genomic region, the following are encoded:
- the LOC119585699 gene encoding LOW QUALITY PROTEIN: cyclin-K-like (The sequence of the model RefSeq protein was modified relative to this genomic sequence to represent the inferred CDS: inserted 1 base in 1 codon) produces the protein MMDHSVNLLRSGWYYEKRELRHTPSIQAGLTMDQETQYRREGARFILQVGNKMGLRYETMATGVVYFHRFYMVHTFQTFPRHVTACCCLFLAGKVEETPKKCRDIMKTARSLIDDTTWAEFGADPREEVMTLERILLQTIKFDFIVEHPYTYLLKYAKCLKGDKKRLPNMVQMAWTFVNDSLCTTLCLQWEPEIIAIALMYLAGKLSKFDVTDWVGRIPKHQRWWDMYVEGISMELLEDICHQVLDLYSPNRSEAGGASSEPSITMPSATPRRPVTPTQSSSTAPPPAKKAKKEEVKSSPVKPESTPQPQPYQYPYAYQNYPQAPYSSQTSTQATPTTPTPRYPYPYPPSTTQGPPPQAPPPQAPPPTYPNQQRHYPPPAVTTPQAPPPHYATQPPPTHYSSASHPPSTYHQPGXAGHTRPPNQPPPSHYAPPPHGSTSSSYYPPPPSTNNPPPNYPPAGPSSNYPPPSSYPHSSSRPYYPPSS, from the exons ATGATGGACCACTCAGTGAACCTCCTG aGGTCCGGCTGGTACTATGAGAAGCGGGAGCTGCGGCACACGCCCAGCATTCAAGCGGGCCTCACCATGGATCAGGAGACACAGTATCGTCGGGAAGGAGCACGTTTTATCCTGCAGGTTGGGAACAAGATGGGGCTTCGCTACGAGACCATGGCCACGGGAGTTGTCTACTTCCACCGCTTCTACATGGTCCACACCTTCCAGACCTTCCCCAGACAT GTTACTGCATGTTGCTGCCTTTTCCTAGCTGGGAAGGTGGAAGAAACACCAAAAAAGTGCCGTGATATCATGAAAACTGCGAGGAGCCTTATTGATGACACGACATGGGCTGAATTTGGAGCTGATCCTCGTGAAGAA GTAATGACTCTTGAAAGAATTTTGCTGCAGACAATCAAATTTGATTTCATTGTGGAACATCCATATACCTACCTCCTCAAGTATGCCAAGTGCCTTAAAG GTGACAAAAAGAGACTACCAAACATGGTACAAATGGCATGGACATTTGTGAATGACAG CCTATGTACCACCCTATGCCTTCAGTGGGAACCAGAAATCATAGCAATTGCTCTCATGTACTTGGCGGGGAAGCTGAGCAAGTTTGACGTCACAGACTGGGTAGGCCGCATCCCCAAACACCAGCGCTGGTGGGACATGTATGTCGAAGGGATCTCCATGGAGCTGCTGGAAG ACATCTGTCACCAGGTGCTGGACCTGTACTCACCCAACCGCTCCGAGGCAGGCGGTGCAAGCAGCGAACCATCCATCACCATGCCCTCTGCTACCCCAAGACGCCCAGTAACGCCCACACAGAGCAGCAGCACTGCGCCCCCGCCTGCCAAGAAGGctaagaaggaggaggtgaagtcaTCGCCAGTGAAGCCAGAGAGCACACCACAGCCCCAGCCATACCAGTACCCCTATGCGTACCAAAACTACCCCCAGGCACCCTATTCTTCGCAGACCTCCACACAGGCAACGCCTACAACGCCCACACCACgctacccatacccatacccacccTCCACCACACAGGGTCCTCCTCCACAGGCTCCACCTCCACAGGCACCGCCTCCAACATACCCCAACCAGCAGAGGCACTACCCACCGCCTGCAGTCACGACACCCCAGGCACCACCCCCACACTACGCGACACAGCCCCCACCTACACACTATTCATCGGCCAGCCATCCACCCTCAACATACCACCAGCCAG GCGCGGGACACACCCGCCCCCCCAACcagcctcccccctctcactatGCGCCGCCTCCCCATGGCTCAACGTCCTCTTCCTACTATCCCCCGCCCCCTTCAACCAACAATCCTCCCCCAAACTATCCCCCAGCGGGCCCTTCCTCCAACTATCCTCCCCCCAGCTCCTATCCCCATTCCAGCTCAAGACCATACTACCCGCCTTCTTCGTAA
- the LOC119585697 gene encoding innexin inx2-like encodes MSDVDQSLRQLLASYDSAAARPKQPQNQRERGMVMPGQGGRSFDIIRQIVGNVVNIFNKRASPCTAPCDGMVLKMHYQWTFWVLLGGFSAIWYSWYHRDVITCASHFNAETQVRLDYINICLSYPFVQGAGEDLDEGEGGQRRYLLFYRWIHWALLLLAGIYYIPRKISKTSENTKVKKLIEDLAVNAHRYDGLERELVDRTARYIAFNLKTHNGLYYKYLTCNLVALLVDIFCFQFLDFVFQGRFLRYGFQAYPFNRDPQQFTDYMSEMFPPFADCELHNEVQLTNKRIERLGCHLTVMELYEKVFLALWLWLIVLTAITVGYIIFLSLMWVPWARLFMLRIAKPLSAKDTIRNTICNIVSSCKIGDVYLLYRLKQHFSHARYYELLTRLSDPDFLRTMLDSVSIDHHGKXXXXXXPDLRQRPNKNQKPAGKFHDALFRTPGEGGFLPNSSILVE; translated from the coding sequence agaaagagggatggtaATGCCTGGCCAGGGTGGAAGATCCTTTGACATTATCCGACAAATTGTCGGAAATGTGGTCAATATCTTCAATAAGCGGGCCTCGCCCTGCACAGCGCCATGCGACGGCATGGTGCTTAAGATGCACTACCAGTGGACCTTCTGGGTCTTGCTTGGCGGCTTCTCAGCCATTTGGTATTCCTGGTACCACAGGGACGTCATTACCTGTGCGTCTCACTTCAATGCTGAGACGCAGGTGAGGTTGGATTACATCAACATTTGCCTTTCGTACCCATTCGTGCAGGGCGCGGGCGAGGACCTGGACGAAGGGGAGGGCGGGCAGCGCCGCTACCTCCTCTTCTACCGCTGGATCCACTGGGCTCTGCTCCTGCTGGCTGGCATCTACTACATTCCCCGTAAGATCTCCAAGACGTCAGAAAATACCAAAGTCAAGAAGCTGATCGAAGATCTGGCTGTCAATGCCCACCGCTATGACGGCTTGGAGAGGGAGCTCGTTGACCGCACTGCCCGGTACATTGCATTTAATCTTAAGACCCACAATGGGCTCTATTACAAATATCTGACCTGCAACCTGGTCGCGCTTCTCGTCGACATCTTCTGCTTCCAATTCCTGGACTTCGTGTTCCAAGGACGGTTCTTGCGCTATGGCTTCCAGGCCTACCCGTTCAACCGCGACCCCCAGCAGTTCACAGACTACATGTCCGAGATGTTCCCACCCTTCGCCGACTGCGAGCTCCACAACGAGGTCCAGCTGACCAACAAACGGATCGAGCGGTTGGGTTGCCACCTCACCGTCATGGAGCTCTACGAAAAAGTGTTCCTGGCGCTGTGGCTCTGGCTCATCGTCCTCACCGCCATCACCGTGGGCTACATCATCTTCCTGTCCCTCATGTGGGTCCCGTGGGCGCGCCTGTTCATGCTGCGCATCGCGAAGCCCCTCAGCGCCAAAGACACCATCCGCAACACCATCTGCAACATCGTGAGCAGCTGCAAGATCGGTGACGTGTACCTGCTGTACCGCCTGAAGCAGCATTTTAGCCACGCTCGCTACTACGAGCTGTTGACCCGCCTCTCTGACCCCGACTTCCTGCGCACAATGCTTGACTCGGTGTCCATCGACCACCACGGCAAGNNNNNNNNNNNNNNNNNNCCAGACCTCCGGCAGCGCCCGAACAAGAACCAGAAACCCGCAGGCAAGTTCCACGATGCCCTCTTTCGCACTCCCGGGGAAGGGGGTTTTCTTCCCAACTCCAGTATCTTAGTTGAATAA
- the LOC119585698 gene encoding innexin inx2-like, with protein sequence MAIIGHGGTDIVRQLVGNVVNIFKKKRAPCTSPCDGLILKMHYQWTFWLLLAGFSAVWYSWYHRDVITCVSHFNAETQVRLDYINICLSYPYVEEGTSEKRFLLFYRWIHWTLLVLAGIYYIPRKISKNSENPKVKKLIEDLAVNSHRYDQVERELVDRAARYIAYNLKTHNGLYYKFVTCNLVALVVDIISFQFLDFVFQGRFLHYGWMAYPYSRDPVNFSDYMSRTFPPFAKCELGVANKLVNKRTEKFGCHLTVMELYEKVFLGVWVWLILLTTITCAYLIFLGFMWLPYFRLMMLKVAKPLNAKDTVSNTIVSVVNCCKIGDVYLLYRLKQHLSHARFYELLTRLSDPELIKTMLEDPADRAINAKNHDIRGRKQAGMGMAGPKGKFGGPNDLFISQDYGRPNTSILVE encoded by the coding sequence ATGGCTATCATAGGCCACGGGGGCACAGACATTGTCCGCCAGTTGGTGGGCAATGTAGTGAACATCTTCAAGAAGAAGCGTGCGCCGTGCACCTCCCCTTGCGACGGTCTAATCCTCAAGATGCACTACCAGTGGACCTTCTGGCTCTTACTAGCCGGCTTCTCTGCCGTGTGGTACTCCTGGTACCACCGCGACGTTATCACGTGCGTCTCGCATTTCAACGCCGAGACCCAGGTCCGTTTAGATTACATAAACATCTGCCTCTCGTACCCCTACGTAGAGGAAGGCACCTCGGAGAAGAGGTTCCTTCTCTTCTACAGGTGGATCCACTGGACTCTCCTGGTGCTAGCTGGCATTTACTACATCCCCCGTAAAATCTCCAAGAATTCTGAGAACCCGAAGGTCAAGAAGCTGATCGAGGACTTGGCGGTGAATTCGCACCGCTACGACCAGGTCGAGCGAGAGCTGGTGGACCGCGCCGCCCGCTACATCGCCTACAATCTTAAGACGCACAACGGGCTCTATTACAAGTTCGTCACTTGCAATTTGGTCGCCCTGGTGGTGGACATCATCAGCTTCCAGTTCCTCGACTTCGTGTTCCAGGGGCGCTTCCTGCACTACGGCTGGATGGCCTACCCCTACAGCCGTGACCCCGTCAATTTCTCCGACTACATGTCCCGGACGTTCCCTCCCTTCGCCAAATGTGAGCTGGGCGTGGCGAACAAGCTGGTCAACAAACGGACGGAGAAATTCGGTTGCCACCTGACGGTGATGGAGCTCTACGAGAAGGTGTTCCTCGGCGTGTGGGTGTGGCTCATCCTGCTGACGACTATCACGTGCGCTTATCTCATCTTCCTGGGCTTCATGTGGCTTCCGTACTTCCGCCTGATGATGCTCAAAGTGGCCAAGCCTCTCAATGCCAAAGACACTGTGAGTAACACCATAGTCTCCGTCGTGAACTGCTGCAAGATCGGCGATGTCTACCTGCTATATAGACTGAAGCAGCACTTGAGTCACGCTCGCTTCTACGAGCTCCTGACGAGGCTCTCTGACCCGGAGCTGATCAAGACCATGCTAGAGGACCCGGCCGACCGCGCCATCAACGCCAAGAATCACGACATACGAGGCAGAAAGCAGGCCGGCATGGGCATGGCCGGTCCCAAGGGCAAGTTCGGCGGCCCCAATGATCTCTTCATCTCGCAGGACTACGGCCGACCCAACACTAGTATTCTGGTTGAGTAA